The DNA segment GGCGATCTCCTTCTCGACGTTCTTGGCCACCATGAAATCGCCGTCACCGTTGAAGCTGGCGTAACTCAGGCCATAGCGCCCAGCGGTGGCCCGGATCTTGACGATTTCGAACTCGCTGATGCCCGGATCGAGCATGCCGGGCATCTCGGCGAAGAACTGTCCGCAGACGTAATCGAGCCCGACCTTGCGGAACCACTCGAACTGGTCGATCAGTTGGGTCTGGCGAAAGCCCCACGGGCTGGAAGTCAGTCGGATATCACTCATGGTCGTTGCCTCCAAAGACGTTTCCGTTTTCGTCGATGATCTGCGCCCGCAGCATCTGCGGCTGCGGCGACGGGCTTTTGGCTCCGAGCATGGCGATCAGTGTCGCGGCCATACGGCGGCCCAGCTCGTCGATCGGGGCGCGGATGCGGGGAAGCCGCGGATGCTGGAAGACCAGCAGGGGCGATTCGACGCCGAGCACCAGGACGTTCCGCCCGGATTGCCGCACCGCCTCCAGGACGCCGAAGACCTTCAGTTCGGTGTTGACCACGATGGCGGTCGGGGGGTCGCGCAGCACCAGCAGTTCGCTGGCGGCCCGGAAGGCCGCTTCGAAGGTGATGGGCGACTGCTTAAGCAACTCTGTCGCGCAAGTGACGTCCGCCTGGGTCAGGGCCTCGATAAACCCGGCGCGGAAATCACGGCCGACGAGGTACTCGGGTGGTTCGGTGAGCAGGCCGATCCGCCGATGGCCGCGAGCGGCCAGGAATCGTCCGGCCTGGCGGCCGGTGTGGCGGTTGTCGATATCGACGCAGACCATGCGCCGGCTGAGCTGGCCTTCATAGCGGCCCAGCACGCACGGGATGCGCTCGCGGGCAAGGGTCTCGATGGTCGGATCGTCCTGCGCCGGCGAAGTGACGATGGCCCCGTCGGCCCGGCGGGTTTGGATCAGGGCGGCCAGGCTGGTCTCGTCATCCTCGGAGCCGGCGTTCGAGAGCAGCACGCTGTAGCCGTGGCGGGCGGCCTGGCGGCTCACGGCGCTGAGGAACACGGGTACGAAGGGGTCGGCCAGCACGGTCTCGGTGCCTACGGGCAGGTGAACGGCGATGGCGCTGCTGCGGCGGGTTCGCAGGGTCCGGGCGGCGGCGTTGGGAACATAGTCAAGCTCGCGGCAGGCCTGCCGGACCCGCTCGGCGGTCTGGGGATGGACGTG comes from the Phycisphaerae bacterium genome and includes:
- a CDS encoding LacI family transcriptional regulator, with the protein product MAITTYDIARKAGVHQSTVSRVLSGFPHVHPQTAERVRQACRELDYVPNAAARTLRTRRSSAIAVHLPVGTETVLADPFVPVFLSAVSRQAARHGYSVLLSNAGSEDDETSLAALIQTRRADGAIVTSPAQDDPTIETLARERIPCVLGRYEGQLSRRMVCVDIDNRHTGRQAGRFLAARGHRRIGLLTEPPEYLVGRDFRAGFIEALTQADVTCATELLKQSPITFEAAFRAASELLVLRDPPTAIVVNTELKVFGVLEAVRQSGRNVLVLGVESPLLVFQHPRLPRIRAPIDELGRRMAATLIAMLGAKSPSPQPQMLRAQIIDENGNVFGGNDHE